A single genomic interval of Devosia oryziradicis harbors:
- a CDS encoding HK97 family phage prohead protease — MAGIPIDGEGRFSGYASIFNRLDGGGDIVMPGAFAKSLGKRRDRIRLLFQHDPKEPVGTWDAIGEDSHGLFVAGRLVPGVERADALRRLIEGGALDGLSIGFRTVKATREGGHRKLWEIDLFEISIVTFPMMEDARIAPSGYSTGAAIVAATNTIRNR, encoded by the coding sequence ATGGCGGGAATACCCATCGACGGCGAGGGGCGGTTTTCCGGCTATGCCAGCATTTTCAACCGGCTCGATGGCGGTGGCGATATCGTCATGCCGGGGGCGTTTGCGAAGAGCCTCGGCAAGCGGCGCGACCGGATCCGGTTGCTGTTCCAGCATGACCCCAAGGAGCCGGTGGGCACCTGGGACGCCATTGGCGAGGACAGCCATGGCCTCTTTGTGGCCGGGCGACTGGTACCCGGCGTCGAGCGGGCCGATGCGCTCAGGCGGCTGATCGAGGGCGGGGCGCTCGATGGGCTCTCCATCGGCTTCCGCACGGTGAAGGCCACCCGCGAGGGTGGGCACCGCAAGCTTTGGGAAATCGACTTGTTCGAGATCTCGATCGTGACTTTTCCGATGATGGAGGACGCCCGCATCGCGCCCTCCGGTTACTCGACCGGCGCCGCCATCGTGGCCGCCACCAACACCATCCGCAACCGATAG
- a CDS encoding DUF4160 domain-containing protein has protein sequence MPTVLRLDGYRFFFFSNENDEPPHIHVEFGDKLAKYWLEPVELASSQRVRSHELGAVRRLVVEHRNEFLKAWHDHFDAAD, from the coding sequence ATGCCCACAGTCCTTCGCCTCGACGGCTACCGGTTCTTTTTCTTCAGCAACGAGAATGACGAGCCGCCGCACATCCACGTTGAATTCGGCGACAAGCTCGCCAAGTATTGGCTTGAGCCTGTGGAACTGGCATCATCGCAGCGCGTCCGCTCCCACGAGTTGGGCGCGGTCCGGCGACTGGTCGTCGAACACCGCAATGAGTTCCTGAAGGCCTGGCATGACCACTTTGACGCTGCAGACTGA
- a CDS encoding DUF2442 domain-containing protein, protein MTTLTLQTEPLAVDVAVTATVLRVTLDDGRELSVPVEWFPRLRDASDLDRANWRLIGRGEGIHWPAIDEDISVRGLLAGHRQTRAA, encoded by the coding sequence ATGACCACTTTGACGCTGCAGACTGAACCGCTCGCCGTTGACGTCGCCGTCACCGCGACGGTGCTTCGCGTCACCCTCGATGACGGCCGCGAACTCTCGGTGCCGGTTGAGTGGTTCCCACGCCTGCGCGATGCGTCCGACCTCGACCGCGCCAACTGGCGCCTGATCGGCCGCGGCGAAGGCATCCATTGGCCCGCCATCGACGAAGACATTTCCGTCCGCGGCCTGCTGGCCGGCCACCGTCAGACGCGGGCGGCCTGA
- a CDS encoding phage portal protein codes for MPNWISRLLGGRMNTPAERKSFAGHTLLSLSQLGAASWSNRGFASLVNQGFARNPVVYRCVRLIAETANRVPLVVSEGGRRVDEHPLATLLARPNGRQSGGELLEAVYAYLQTAGNAYLQAGIVDGEVRGIFGLRPDRMKVVAGADGWPVAYDYTAGGRTARLRQDEGVVPAVLHMALFHPLDDHYGMAPLEAAQTSLDIHNAAGLWNKALLDNAARPSGALVYSAAGQSLTEDQFSRLKAELEQNFSGAANAGRPMLLEGGLDWKALALSPRDMDFIEAKHAAARDIALAFGVPPMLLGIPGDNTYANLAEANRALWRQTLIPLVVRVAEELSNWLSPAFGGAVVSPDFDGVEALAEDRAALWARVGGAEFLSDAEKRAMLGV; via the coding sequence ATGCCGAACTGGATCAGCCGCCTCCTGGGCGGGCGAATGAACACGCCTGCGGAGCGGAAGAGCTTTGCCGGGCATACGCTGCTGAGCCTCAGCCAACTTGGCGCGGCGAGCTGGAGCAATCGGGGCTTTGCCAGCCTGGTCAACCAGGGCTTTGCGCGCAATCCGGTGGTCTACCGCTGCGTAAGGCTGATTGCCGAGACGGCCAATCGCGTGCCGCTGGTGGTGAGCGAGGGGGGCAGGCGGGTGGATGAGCACCCGCTGGCGACGCTGCTGGCGCGGCCCAATGGGCGGCAATCGGGCGGAGAGCTGCTCGAGGCGGTCTATGCCTATCTGCAGACGGCGGGCAATGCCTACCTGCAGGCGGGCATCGTCGATGGCGAGGTGCGCGGCATCTTTGGGCTCAGGCCGGACCGCATGAAGGTGGTGGCCGGGGCCGATGGCTGGCCCGTGGCCTATGACTATACCGCCGGCGGGCGGACGGCGCGGCTGCGGCAGGACGAGGGCGTGGTGCCCGCGGTGCTGCATATGGCTTTGTTCCATCCGCTCGACGACCACTACGGCATGGCGCCGCTCGAGGCCGCGCAGACAAGCCTCGACATCCACAATGCGGCGGGGCTGTGGAACAAGGCGCTGCTCGACAACGCGGCGCGGCCCAGCGGCGCGCTGGTCTATTCGGCGGCGGGGCAGAGCCTCACCGAGGACCAGTTCAGCCGGCTCAAGGCGGAGCTGGAGCAGAACTTTTCCGGCGCCGCCAATGCCGGCCGGCCGATGCTGCTCGAGGGTGGTCTCGACTGGAAGGCCCTCGCGCTGTCGCCGCGCGACATGGATTTCATCGAGGCCAAGCATGCCGCGGCGCGCGACATCGCGCTGGCCTTCGGCGTGCCGCCCATGCTGCTCGGCATTCCGGGCGACAATACCTATGCCAACCTGGCCGAGGCCAACCGGGCGCTATGGCGGCAGACGCTGATCCCGCTGGTGGTGCGGGTGGCCGAGGAGCTGAGCAACTGGCTGTCGCCGGCCTTTGGCGGGGCGGTGGTCAGCCCGGATTTCGATGGGGTGGAGGCTCTGGCGGAGGATCGCGCGGCGCTGTGGGCAAGGGTGGGCGGAGCGGAGTTTCTGAGCGACGCGGAGAAGCGGGCGATGTTGGGGGTTTAG
- a CDS encoding DNA-packaging protein, translating into MNSAAVAKFERRVAKLSDEEVIKQLFDWQDWAYPAQRAPAGNWTTWLFMGGRGCGKTRTGAEWVREQVNAGVGPIALVGETMTEAMAIMVRGESGILDVFPDDAQPRIRQGTLLFPNGVEAMLMSASDPDRFRGPQFAAAWCDEVAKWPNATSAWDNLQFALRLGDKPRQLATTTPRPIPLLRRLLTDSNTVFTHMRTADNHAHLAPDFMTAVVGRYEGTLLGRQELDGELIEDDPGALWQRGMFRRFEGGQIGRIVVAVDPPVTGNASSDACGIVVAGRAGEGVAVLEDCTVRPAAPLAWARRAVAAFHAHQADAIVVEVNQGGDLVRSVIAQVDGAVPVREVRAIRGKWLRAEPVAALYGRGLVSHADGLTALEDEMCAFGVDGRSDGHSPDRVDALVWAVTDLLLNEMRPRIRGL; encoded by the coding sequence TTGAACAGCGCAGCCGTCGCTAAGTTCGAACGCCGCGTCGCCAAGCTTTCCGACGAGGAGGTCATCAAGCAGCTGTTCGACTGGCAGGACTGGGCCTATCCGGCGCAGCGGGCGCCGGCGGGCAACTGGACGACCTGGCTGTTCATGGGTGGACGAGGCTGCGGCAAGACGCGGACGGGCGCGGAATGGGTAAGGGAACAGGTCAATGCCGGGGTGGGGCCGATCGCCCTGGTCGGCGAAACAATGACGGAGGCCATGGCCATCATGGTGCGGGGCGAAAGCGGCATCCTGGATGTCTTTCCCGATGACGCGCAGCCGCGCATTCGGCAGGGAACGCTGCTGTTTCCCAATGGCGTGGAAGCCATGCTGATGTCGGCCTCCGACCCCGATCGCTTTCGTGGACCGCAATTTGCGGCAGCATGGTGCGACGAGGTGGCGAAGTGGCCCAACGCAACTTCGGCCTGGGACAACCTGCAGTTCGCACTTCGCCTTGGCGACAAGCCACGGCAACTGGCAACGACCACGCCGCGACCGATACCGCTGCTCAGAAGGCTGCTGACCGACAGCAATACGGTGTTCACCCATATGCGGACCGCGGACAACCACGCCCACCTGGCGCCGGACTTCATGACGGCGGTTGTCGGGCGCTATGAGGGGACGCTCCTCGGCCGGCAGGAGCTCGATGGCGAGCTGATCGAGGATGATCCGGGGGCGCTGTGGCAGCGTGGCATGTTCCGGCGCTTCGAGGGCGGCCAGATCGGGCGGATCGTCGTGGCGGTGGATCCACCGGTGACGGGCAATGCCAGCTCGGATGCCTGCGGCATTGTCGTGGCCGGTCGGGCGGGCGAGGGGGTGGCGGTGCTGGAAGACTGCACGGTCAGGCCGGCGGCGCCGCTGGCCTGGGCGCGGCGGGCGGTGGCGGCGTTTCATGCACACCAGGCCGATGCCATCGTGGTGGAGGTGAACCAGGGCGGCGACCTGGTGCGCTCGGTGATCGCCCAGGTCGACGGCGCCGTGCCGGTTCGGGAAGTGCGGGCTATCAGGGGCAAGTGGCTGCGCGCCGAACCCGTCGCGGCGCTCTATGGCCGCGGGCTGGTGAGCCACGCCGACGGGCTGACGGCCCTTGAGGACGAGATGTGCGCCTTTGGCGTGGATGGGCGGAGCGACGGGCACTCGCCGGACCGGGTCGATGCCCTGGTCTGGGCGGTGACGGACCTGCTGCTCAACGAGATGCGGCCGCGGATACGCGGATTGTAG
- a CDS encoding KTSC domain-containing protein, whose product MSAAIRHIHYKPADEELSIWFGPEGRRYKYFGVPEFIYEALRDAESRGRFFNQAIRGRFECRYVDPAEKRNRRSAS is encoded by the coding sequence ATGTCCGCTGCCATCCGCCATATCCATTACAAGCCTGCCGACGAGGAACTCTCGATCTGGTTCGGACCCGAAGGCCGGCGCTACAAATATTTCGGCGTGCCCGAATTCATCTACGAAGCTTTGCGCGACGCCGAGTCGCGCGGCCGGTTCTTCAACCAGGCCATCCGCGGCCGCTTCGAATGCCGCTATGTCGACCCCGCTGAAAAGCGTAACCGCCGCTCGGCTTCGTGA
- a CDS encoding DUF2147 domain-containing protein — MTMFKTIAAAAFALCAAAPAFAQDLTPVGTWQTTTGESRYSVSYCGDGTALCAKLIWLRKDARTPENLALLNKHVVQGARSTGANKWRGTVKYDGQTVSGSVTLVNRNKMSLRGCQLIACQNVDFVRI; from the coding sequence ATGACCATGTTCAAGACCATCGCCGCCGCCGCCTTTGCCCTTTGTGCAGCGGCCCCTGCTTTTGCCCAGGACCTGACCCCGGTCGGCACCTGGCAGACCACGACGGGCGAGTCGCGTTATTCGGTCAGCTATTGCGGGGACGGCACGGCGCTCTGCGCCAAGCTGATCTGGCTGCGCAAGGATGCCCGCACTCCGGAAAACCTGGCTTTGCTCAACAAGCATGTGGTGCAGGGCGCGCGGTCGACCGGCGCCAACAAATGGCGCGGCACGGTGAAGTATGATGGCCAGACGGTGTCCGGATCGGTGACCCTGGTGAACCGCAACAAGATGAGCCTGCGCGGCTGCCAGCTGATCGCCTGCCAGAACGTGGATTTCGTAAGGATCTGA
- a CDS encoding Hsp70 family protein, translated as MTLVCGLDFGTSNSTIARRDSGGVPQLLKLEDGRETIPSVIFFGFEDDSIHFGRQAVAEYVTGAEGRLMRSLKSVLGTALIGDTTRVKARSYGFIAILGIFIAELKRRAEAELGGEVDTVVCGRPVHFVDDDPVADAAAQSQLEGAVRAQGFKHVDFQFEPIAAALDYERQVTGEKLALIVDLGGGTSDFTVIRVSPERARAVDRSQDILSTAGVHVGGTDFDRLLSMGKVMPELGLGTMTLDGKRHLPVAPYYDLSTWHRINRLYNAQTLRDLRGTQREARAPGRVEMMIELIEDRLGHRLVGAVEAAKIALSDDETTDFAFPVRERRIETVMSKGDLTKALQHSVERIEDTIAETLRRAGVAGAAIDSLILTGGSTQVPAISSRLRGLFPEAELVRTDVLGSVGLGLAMDAARKFG; from the coding sequence ATGACCCTTGTTTGCGGCCTCGACTTCGGCACGTCCAATTCCACCATTGCGCGCCGCGATTCCGGCGGCGTGCCGCAATTGCTGAAGCTCGAGGATGGCCGCGAGACCATTCCCAGCGTGATCTTTTTCGGCTTCGAGGATGACAGCATCCATTTCGGACGGCAGGCGGTGGCCGAATATGTGACCGGGGCCGAGGGCCGGCTGATGCGCTCGCTCAAGAGCGTGCTGGGCACCGCGCTGATCGGCGACACCACCCGCGTCAAGGCGCGCAGCTATGGCTTCATCGCGATCCTGGGTATCTTCATCGCCGAGTTGAAGCGCCGCGCCGAGGCGGAACTGGGTGGGGAAGTCGATACGGTGGTGTGCGGCCGGCCGGTGCATTTCGTCGACGACGATCCGGTGGCCGATGCGGCGGCGCAGAGCCAGCTCGAGGGCGCTGTGCGGGCGCAGGGGTTCAAGCATGTCGACTTCCAGTTCGAGCCGATCGCGGCGGCGCTCGACTATGAGCGGCAGGTGACGGGCGAGAAGCTGGCGCTGATCGTCGACCTGGGCGGCGGCACCTCGGACTTTACGGTGATCCGCGTTTCGCCGGAGCGGGCGCGGGCGGTGGACCGCAGCCAGGACATCCTGTCGACGGCGGGCGTGCATGTCGGCGGCACCGATTTTGATCGGCTGCTGTCGATGGGCAAGGTGATGCCCGAACTGGGCCTGGGCACGATGACGCTGGATGGCAAGCGGCACCTGCCGGTGGCGCCCTATTATGACCTGTCCACCTGGCACCGGATCAACCGGCTCTATAACGCGCAGACGCTGCGTGACCTGCGCGGTACCCAGCGCGAGGCGCGCGCGCCCGGGCGCGTCGAGATGATGATCGAGCTGATCGAGGATCGCCTCGGGCACCGGCTGGTTGGGGCAGTGGAAGCCGCCAAGATCGCGCTTTCGGATGACGAGACGACGGACTTTGCCTTTCCGGTGCGCGAGCGCCGGATCGAGACCGTGATGAGCAAGGGCGACCTCACCAAGGCGCTGCAGCATTCGGTCGAGCGCATCGAGGACACCATTGCCGAGACGCTGCGCCGCGCAGGGGTGGCCGGCGCGGCCATCGACAGCCTGATCCTGACGGGCGGTTCGACCCAGGTGCCGGCGATCTCCAGCCGGCTAAGGGGCCTGTTTCCCGAAGCGGAACTGGTGCGCACCGACGTTCTGGGCAGCGTGGGTCTGGGGCTGGCCATGGATGCGGCCCGGAAGTTTGGGTGA
- a CDS encoding diguanylate cyclase domain-containing protein produces MTDTAISKEPSEPFWTRVRAALGAMRPVQQERAPAYGQAAIARSIGMKPKLGARIEEELHQGWSQAAARRVSLSLVVIEIDRFADYFTAYGRAEADDCLLTVMRAITDILPRSGDSCLRLGAASFVIVMPDLPALMARAIAAKMGDAVRDLALPHKESHAGIVTLSMGLAVTNPSGNYDRKFFEAGAEALKKAQRRGMGRMEAVDLRPALERKRKPARAA; encoded by the coding sequence ATGACCGACACTGCGATCAGCAAAGAGCCAAGTGAACCCTTCTGGACGCGCGTGCGCGCGGCGCTGGGGGCAATGCGCCCGGTGCAGCAGGAGCGGGCGCCGGCCTATGGCCAGGCGGCGATCGCGCGGTCGATCGGCATGAAGCCCAAGCTGGGGGCGCGGATCGAGGAAGAATTGCACCAGGGCTGGAGCCAGGCGGCGGCGCGCCGGGTATCGCTGAGCCTGGTGGTGATCGAGATCGACCGCTTCGCCGATTATTTCACCGCCTATGGCCGTGCCGAGGCCGATGACTGCCTGCTCACGGTCATGCGCGCGATCACCGATATCCTGCCCCGATCCGGGGACAGTTGCCTGCGGCTGGGCGCGGCAAGCTTCGTCATCGTGATGCCCGACCTGCCGGCACTGATGGCGCGGGCCATCGCGGCCAAGATGGGCGACGCGGTGCGGGACCTCGCCCTGCCGCACAAGGAGAGCCATGCCGGGATCGTCACCCTGAGCATGGGCCTGGCGGTGACCAATCCGAGCGGCAACTATGACCGCAAGTTCTTCGAGGCCGGGGCCGAGGCGCTCAAGAAGGCCCAGCGCCGCGGCATGGGCCGCATGGAGGCCGTCGACCTCCGCCCGGCTCTCGAACGCAAGCGGAAACCGGCCCGCGCGGCTTGA
- a CDS encoding YcgN family cysteine cluster protein: MAFWDEKTLDEMTEAEWEALCDGCGRCCLIKLEDEDSGLLITSDVRCQLLDGDTCTCTDYPGRQAKVPDCIKLTPQNVTEIKWIPTTCAYRRIAEGKGLAWWHPLISGDPQTVVDVGVSARGRTFAEQDVAPGEWEDHAVDWPEWEPPERL; the protein is encoded by the coding sequence ATGGCCTTCTGGGACGAAAAAACCCTGGACGAAATGACCGAGGCGGAGTGGGAAGCGCTCTGCGACGGCTGCGGCCGCTGTTGCCTGATCAAGCTCGAGGATGAGGACAGCGGATTGCTGATAACCTCGGACGTCCGCTGCCAGCTGCTCGATGGCGATACCTGCACCTGCACCGACTATCCGGGCCGGCAGGCCAAGGTGCCCGACTGCATCAAGCTGACGCCGCAGAATGTCACCGAGATCAAGTGGATCCCCACGACCTGCGCTTATCGCCGCATTGCCGAGGGAAAGGGCCTGGCCTGGTGGCACCCGCTGATCTCGGGCGACCCGCAGACGGTGGTCGATGTCGGCGTCTCCGCCCGCGGCCGCACTTTCGCCGAACAGGACGTGGCGCCGGGCGAATGGGAAGACCATGCGGTCGACTGGCCCGAATGGGAACCGCCCGAGCGGCTGTGA
- a CDS encoding transglycosylase domain-containing protein has protein sequence MQDPFYTKEKRKKSGGMLAADAWLDSSLYEFWQALGRGYTRFQDFMSIFHVAGFKRLFVELLSDGFSFFAIGCVLMTALALPAFDATASGEFNKAEDYSVVFLDRFGTEIGRRGIRSDDSVALDDMPDFLIKATLATEDRRFYDHFGIDVVGTLRALASNAGGENSTQGGSSITQQLAKNLFLSSERTIERKIIEAFLAVWLEWHYTKDEILKLYFDRAYMGGGNFGVVAASDYYFGKKVQDINLAEAAMLSGLFKAPTRYAPHVDLAAARGRANLVLSNMVAAGFLTEGQVTAARRHPATPVSRAADANSPNYFLDWAFEQSKLLIERSHHATNNFVVRTTIDTTLQKYAEEAVISTVLEQGEQYNVTQAAMVVTDTQGGIRAMVGGTDYAKSQFNRAIVSTRQPGSAFKIFVYSEAFEQLGLTPSDTITDRPVCIGDWCPQNYGRSYKGTVTLASAFAQSLNTVPVTLSIKTGRDPIAALSHRMGLQADYPVTRSLALGVASVSVLDMTSSYAVLANHGYKTPAYGITRMTTLTGELVYEVDPDAPRERILSETTVANMNSMLRGVITGGTGRRADVPGVPAVGKSGTTSSYRDAWFCGFTGNYVAAVWFGNDDYHPTNNLTGGTLPAITWQKFMAYAHTNIDIQPVFGVDFAIEPTVVAEADPAAVEEEVAQRPPSLTPAAARKLVDLADRFAASLESQAPPVDQASVQAGTQGL, from the coding sequence GTGCAGGATCCGTTCTATACCAAGGAAAAGCGCAAGAAATCGGGCGGCATGCTTGCCGCCGATGCGTGGCTGGATTCCTCGCTCTACGAATTCTGGCAGGCGCTGGGCCGCGGCTATACGCGCTTCCAGGATTTCATGAGCATTTTCCACGTCGCCGGCTTCAAGCGCCTGTTCGTGGAACTGCTCAGCGACGGCTTCTCGTTTTTCGCCATCGGCTGCGTCCTGATGACGGCTCTGGCCCTGCCCGCCTTCGACGCCACGGCGTCGGGCGAGTTCAACAAGGCCGAGGACTACTCCGTTGTTTTCCTTGATCGTTTCGGGACGGAAATCGGTCGCCGCGGCATACGCTCCGACGACTCGGTGGCGCTCGATGACATGCCGGACTTCCTGATCAAGGCGACGCTCGCTACCGAAGACCGCCGCTTCTACGACCATTTCGGCATCGATGTGGTCGGCACGCTGCGCGCCCTCGCCAGCAATGCCGGCGGCGAGAACTCCACCCAGGGCGGCTCCTCGATCACCCAGCAGCTGGCCAAAAACCTGTTCCTCAGCTCGGAACGAACCATCGAGCGCAAGATTATCGAGGCCTTCCTCGCGGTGTGGCTCGAGTGGCACTACACCAAGGACGAGATCCTCAAGCTCTATTTCGACCGCGCCTATATGGGCGGCGGCAATTTCGGCGTAGTGGCGGCGTCGGACTACTATTTCGGCAAGAAGGTGCAGGACATCAACCTGGCCGAGGCCGCCATGCTGTCGGGCCTGTTCAAGGCCCCCACCCGCTACGCGCCGCACGTGGACCTTGCCGCAGCCCGCGGCCGCGCCAACCTGGTCCTATCCAACATGGTTGCCGCCGGCTTCCTTACCGAAGGCCAGGTGACCGCAGCGCGGCGCCATCCGGCCACCCCGGTGAGCCGCGCGGCCGATGCCAATTCCCCCAACTACTTCCTCGACTGGGCATTCGAGCAATCCAAGCTGCTGATCGAGCGCAGCCACCATGCCACCAACAATTTCGTGGTGCGCACCACCATCGACACGACCCTGCAGAAATATGCCGAAGAGGCCGTCATTTCGACCGTGCTCGAACAGGGCGAGCAGTACAACGTGACGCAGGCGGCCATGGTGGTCACCGATACCCAGGGCGGCATCCGCGCCATGGTCGGCGGCACCGACTATGCTAAGAGCCAATTCAACCGCGCCATCGTGTCTACCCGGCAGCCGGGCTCGGCCTTCAAGATTTTCGTCTATTCGGAAGCCTTCGAGCAGCTCGGGCTCACCCCGTCGGACACGATCACCGATCGCCCGGTCTGCATTGGCGACTGGTGCCCGCAGAACTATGGGCGCAGCTACAAGGGCACGGTCACGCTGGCCTCGGCGTTTGCGCAGTCGCTCAACACGGTGCCCGTCACGCTCTCGATCAAGACCGGCCGCGATCCCATCGCTGCGCTCAGCCACCGCATGGGGCTACAGGCCGACTATCCCGTCACGCGTTCGCTGGCGCTCGGTGTGGCCTCGGTGTCCGTGCTGGACATGACATCATCCTATGCGGTCCTCGCCAACCACGGCTACAAGACACCAGCCTATGGCATCACGCGCATGACCACGCTTACCGGCGAGCTGGTTTACGAAGTCGATCCTGATGCACCACGCGAGCGGATCCTGAGCGAAACCACCGTCGCCAACATGAACTCCATGCTGCGCGGCGTGATCACCGGGGGCACCGGCCGTCGCGCCGACGTGCCCGGCGTGCCGGCCGTCGGCAAATCGGGCACGACGTCGTCCTATCGCGACGCCTGGTTCTGCGGCTTTACCGGCAATTATGTCGCCGCCGTTTGGTTCGGCAATGACGACTATCACCCGACCAACAACCTGACGGGTGGCACCCTTCCGGCCATAACCTGGCAGAAGTTCATGGCCTATGCGCATACCAATATCGACATCCAGCCGGTATTCGGCGTCGATTTCGCCATCGAACCCACGGTCGTGGCCGAAGCCGACCCAGCCGCGGTGGAAGAGGAAGTCGCCCAGCGCCCGCCCAGCCTCACCCCTGCCGCGGCTCGCAAGCTCGTCGACCTCGCCGATCGCTTCGCGGCGAGCCTGGAGTCGCAGGCGCCCCCAGTCGATCAGGCGAGCGTGCAGGCCGGTACGCAAGGACTTTAG
- a CDS encoding DUF1214 domain-containing protein, which produces MRFVLYLLMMIAVALGVGFGLSYYALTDGRLFGVAQVGPWHAWPDVGSSAPNPYTRGHLARTAALELGQAEGLQFTATVDSDGEPLTRNCGYRIDGKTPLATFWTLVAVDEAGINIAAPDVAPAMHSNAIARAPDGSIIINVGTRLLPQNWLELTGEGPFKLVLTLYDTAAFSGFSSDASMPSIVRRDCA; this is translated from the coding sequence GTGCGTTTCGTCCTCTACCTTCTCATGATGATCGCGGTGGCGCTGGGGGTGGGCTTCGGCCTCAGCTACTATGCGCTGACTGATGGACGCTTGTTCGGCGTGGCGCAGGTCGGCCCCTGGCATGCCTGGCCGGATGTGGGCTCCAGCGCGCCCAACCCCTATACGCGAGGCCATCTGGCCCGCACCGCAGCCCTTGAACTGGGTCAGGCCGAGGGTCTGCAGTTCACCGCGACAGTCGACAGCGATGGCGAGCCGCTGACGCGCAACTGCGGCTATCGCATCGATGGCAAGACACCGCTCGCCACGTTCTGGACGCTGGTGGCGGTCGACGAGGCCGGCATCAACATTGCGGCGCCCGATGTGGCTCCGGCCATGCACAGCAACGCCATTGCGCGCGCGCCGGACGGGTCGATCATCATCAACGTGGGCACGCGGCTGCTGCCGCAGAACTGGCTCGAGCTGACCGGCGAGGGGCCGTTCAAACTGGTATTGACCCTCTACGACACAGCGGCCTTTTCCGGCTTCTCGAGCGACGCCTCGATGCCATCGATCGTGCGGAGAGATTGCGCATGA
- a CDS encoding DUF1254 domain-containing protein, translated as MIRPLLWLIGGVVLGGIIHIIVILTLPALAEQSVWSRVASLDADNRMVILPAIAAGEPNPLGLDPELAYGLCRIDLANGPAYISGVLPDAFWSVALFDPSGIVTYSTTNRDGIGQTLELGIFNAAQTRLLAQQQLDIAEGLLVVESASDKLLVLVRLAPPHQAMRARFEQQLSAVSCGTRG; from the coding sequence ATGATCCGTCCCCTGCTCTGGCTTATTGGCGGCGTGGTGCTGGGCGGCATCATCCACATCATCGTGATCCTGACCCTGCCCGCCCTGGCCGAACAGTCGGTCTGGAGCCGCGTCGCATCGCTTGACGCCGACAATCGCATGGTCATCCTGCCTGCCATTGCGGCGGGCGAGCCAAATCCCCTGGGCCTCGATCCGGAGCTGGCCTACGGCCTGTGCCGCATCGACCTGGCCAATGGTCCGGCCTATATCAGCGGCGTCCTGCCCGATGCGTTCTGGTCGGTTGCGCTGTTCGACCCCTCAGGCATAGTCACCTATTCGACCACCAACCGCGACGGCATCGGCCAGACGCTGGAGCTTGGCATCTTCAACGCCGCCCAGACTAGGCTCCTGGCCCAGCAGCAGCTCGATATCGCCGAGGGCCTTCTGGTCGTCGAGTCGGCAAGCGACAAGCTCCTCGTCCTCGTCCGCCTCGCCCCTCCCCACCAAGCCATGCGCGCCCGCTTCGAGCAGCAACTATCCGCTGTAAGCTGCGGAACGCGAGGCTGA